gattcctcttttttttccccctctcctgaAAAATTGCCTCTgcatatacatttttttttctctcttgtttgtttgtttgtttgtttcggAACAGCGGATTGTCCGGAAAGCCGGTGCAGCAACTTTCCCCCTGCATATTTCCCCCCCACCAGAATATGTCGTTGACCAACACAAAGACGGGCTTTTCTGTAAAGGACATTTTGGACCTTCCTGACACAAATGACGAAGAGGGATCTATCACCGGAGCGGAGGAAGACACGGAGGGATCGGAGACCACGTCCACGACAAAAACCACTGGAGTTTTGGTGCAAAGTCCGCTAGAAAACGTTCAGAATCTGCCTTTAAAGAACCCCTTTTATGACAGTAGTGACAATCCTTACACGCGATGGCTTGCTACTACGGACAGTATTCAATATTCATGTAAgtacaccctaagaatcctccCCGATCTCTCTGATAACGACTTAAGTGATAATTCCGAGCTATTGCAGTTTGCATTAAGCCATAATTGATGACACGCAGCCTCCTATTTCCACCCTAACGATGCCCTTGGGTGGCGCGCCGTGTTCATCTTTATGCACCGTGCACGGCTCGTCTTGAGGCGTTTTTGCAGCTCAACGCATGCCACGCAGTGATTTGGCTCATTTGCTTTGTGAGATTTCGATCGGTGTTTTgtgggggtgaaaaaaaaaacgcaagcAGAAAATAAACAGGCAGGGAAGCTGCAAGTTAGTGTGAGTAAAGCACGGTGTGGAAAATAAGAGTGCATTCTGAAGGGATTTACGAGCAGACAATGCACCTTTTAATGCTTCACTGATTCCCCCTGCTTTTGGAGAAACGAGCTGGGGAGTTATTTCGTTTTCCCACAGCCAAATTTGACCAAACTCATCCATTTTCTATATATTTTGTCCCCATTTAGTCATTTCTGTGTCTCCAGTGTGCCGCAGGTCTTGTTAATCTCATTTGTTGTGAGTTCTCAGTCGTCTCCATATGTTTGCGTTACGCATTGGCACCGATGCGTCTTTTAACTTTTGCACGAGTTTTTGCacggcctgtttttttttcttgtgtgtgctTGTGATGACTTCCCCCCCTCTGAGCTGCACAACATAACATTTTGACAGTGTTTCTCCCGTTCCTTGCCGCAGTGCACGGTCTCTCCGCCAGCTCGCAGGACTCGGCCAAGTCCCCGGAGCCGTCCGCGGACGACGAATCGCCGGACAACGACAAGGAAACttccagcagcggcggcagcgacTCCGGGAAGAAGCGGAAACGGAGGGTGTTGTTTTCCAAGGCACAGACCTACGAGCTGGAGCGCCGCTTCAGGCAGCAGAGGTACCTGTCCGCCCCGGAGAGGGAGCACCTGGCCAGCTTGATCCGCCTCACCCCGACCCAGGTGAAGATCTGGTTCCAGAACCACCGGTATAAGATGAAGAGAGCCCGGGCCGAGAAAGGTATGGAAGTGACCCATCTCCCTTCTCCCAGGCGGGTGGCCGTGCCCGTCTTAGTCAGGGATGGAAAGCCTTGTCACACTCTAAAAGCTCAGGACTTGGCGGCCACTTTTCAGGCCGGGATCCCCTTCTCGGCGTATAGTGCCCAGTCACTCCAACACATGCAGTATAACGCGCAGTACGGCGCCGCGGCCACGCCACAGTTCCCCACAGCACATCACTTGGTGCAGACGCAACAGTGGACTTGGTGAGAGAGATTATAGAGACTTGGAGGCGCGGTGTAGGGAGTTTCACCACAAAgcaaagaaaggagaaaaaaaaaattaaacacaaaaaacaaaaagacttttCATTTTTGCAGCTTGACTCATATATATACTACCATTTTTATTCGGGGCTCATGTGTGCGCCGTGTTTACATGTTTTCGTTAAGAGAACTGGGTCCAAACCTCTCCCTTATAGATTTTATTAAGAATGTCAATGCTCTTCTTGTGAAATCTTTCTTTTTGTAAAGTATGTTGTGTGTTGGTTGTAgagatgttttcctctcttattttttgttttgtttttttttttccttttgtcccTTCGTGTTATTATCAGCACGTACGAACCACTTTATAATTATAGAAATTTTAATTTCTTGCTTCTTTTATGGACCgaaaaaaatatttatggcCATGAATAAACACTGGCaagttttcagccttttttccctttggtttttatttcttgtaaaTATTTGCTGGCAGCTGTTAGAGTGTGAGCGATGAGGGGATGACTTggtaaaatatatttattcatagaataaagaaaaataaaataaaaaaacagggggagggatttttttaatgtgagtaTTTACAGCCGGTTACACGTGTTTAAAATAAAGAGTATAGCTGCGTGATGATCGCTCTGCATCCCCATCTTTTGAGAGGATTTTACTAAATGTTTCGCCGTATTCTGGATTTAAATAAGTGTCCATTGCTTTGTAAAGACACCCCtgaaaaaaatcccacagaAAGGCGTGGAACCAAAACACTACATTGTGGCACAAAATGGAGTTGAGCATGGGAATAAATCTCCAAGCGCACTTCacgccttttcttttttaggcAAATTTAATCCcgagaatatttttttttttctgaatctgaacATCTCACTAATAAAGAGCCTGAAGTCACTTGTGAAATGGGTCCAAAATCCACTCACTTAATATAAGAGGGCTTCTCGACATAAGAAGCTTTTGAGTCAAAAGCCTCTCCTTTTTGTCAGCATCCCCGGTCACTCCCGGCCCTGGGTGCGAAGTGGTCgactgtggaggaggaaaaagaaacatttattcaGTATAATAAAAAATAGAGATATCTCGCATTCTTGTTATGCGCCAAATTTCACATAAAGCAGGTGCAAGTGACGAAATTCCTTTGTTTAACCACGGATAACAACAGCACAATGTGGCTTTAACTGCTTGATAAAGTTATATTTTTTACACATTCATAGATCTTTTTATCCTGCTTATACTTTACACTTTTACGCAcaaggatttgtttttttttttcttttttttttccccctgaatgATGGATGCAGAAAAGGCACAAATGACTCCTCGGTGATCCGCAGAGCGCACTGCGGATTATCAGACTCCAGTCAATATCTTGGGTAAATATGATAACCAGGTCGAAAAAATCcatgcattttgtgtttgtccCGGGACAAAAAAATCTCCCAGCAGATGTCGGAGTCGCCCCTATCATCACTGAACAAACAGCTAAATTGGTCAGATTTGCTAATTATTTACAGAATTGAGTCTCAGGGGGCTACTGCTTTTGTGGACGACACAGACTCAATTTGTCCCTGACAGgaaaggttttgtgtttcacCACCGGTTGAGCTTGTAGGTCAAATAAATCAACAACCTGCGCGTACTCTGCGGGTTTTCACGCACTTGTCGATTGATAAAataggagacaaaaaaaaggtgCCAGAAATAAACAGCGATCGGAATAATCGAGTATGTGCTGCGATTAGGATGGGAACCCGGcgcaggaagaagaaggaaaaaaaaagataggaGAAGCAGTGCGTGTTGTGGAAATGACAAAGTGAAGTGATAAAAGGTGGCGATGAAGGACTGGATGTCTGTGATTGGATTTAAGTGATCTCTCTCTGGCTGCGTTCTCTCCAAACAAACTCGAACGGAACGAATCCTGGAACAATAACTGCGATTAAAAAATCTCTTAGAGTCAAAGAAACACGCTGACTTTCGTGTCAGATTTTGCCCATCTGAGGAGGCGGCTGTGTCGACTCCATCATTGCATAATGCAGTACACAAGGCAGTACAAAGACAAGAGCCCGGGCCTGGGTTTGCTGGGTGTCAGAGGAGTGGAGATGGCAGACAGTGTGTAGATAGACAGAGTTTCATGGTGCTGTTCAGAGTCAGGGAGATGCATCCTTGGGCTTTTTGTCCTGCCTGTCACTTGGTGCCATTGTGATCTTTGCAGCACACGTTGTGTCCCATATGGGCAGCTGGGCTCggaaaaggagaaaaggatCTCTTACAAGCCCCAAATTGTATCAAGCGTTCAAATAAAGCATTGTTGTTGTCTCTCAAAGAAAAACGAATTTAAAATTCGTGCTATATCTATTCTGGTCAAAAAAAAGGAGCCCCATTCACACATAACAGGGAGTCCTTCTTCCTTGATAGAGCTATGCCAACAACAGCCTTCTCATTTCTCttttccctccatcctcccgtCCTGCAACGTGAAAGGCTGATTATTGTCTGTGTAAAAAAAAGTGGCTGGTCAGAGAgcaaaaactatttttaattCCAGACAGTGTTCTTCCTTGTTTGCTTTGAGCCCCGCTGGTATGCGTGGgcctttttcaaaaatgaacaCATGGAAACTGTTTGACACTGTTTGCCCCGAGTAGGATCCGCTGTAAAGGCTTCCGTGTCAGGTGTAaaactggacttttttttttttcgttactTATTAAAAGCTGAATTTCACAACAGCTtgagctggtgtgtgagccAGAACAGAGCGGAGAAGTTCAACAACAATGCGCTTTTCACGTTTGGACCAGGCACAGCACATTTCAGATGTTGCGCTCGGTTAAAACAAGGAAGGAAATTCACCAGCTTACATTCATACTTTTAATTTTCAATGAATTCAGTAACttggaggaagctggaggtttgttttttttttgtctttcccgTGGGAGCACAAAATTGGACGTGCTGGCAGGTGTTTGGTGGGCTGGCGCGCGCTCATCCTTTGGAAAGATGGGGAATTACGCACGAATCAGTCTCCTATTTTTGAATATATTCTTCACTTTGCtgccacttttcaaaacattctACCTTTTTTAAGGTCATTTACATCTTAATCCACAGAATCCCAAGACAGATTACTTTAAAAATCACTGCAGTCTGGATTTACTGAGATAAAAGGTCAATCCAAAGATTTTCTTTGTGCGTTTGGTTGCGCCCTGATGGATTTTCCCTCTAAAATCCAAGGAAAACATAATTATAACCCGTGTAAACGCCTTCGTAGTAAACTTTTACGGGGTGTGTTGCTCGCTTTGCACCCTTGTATTGTCATTAACACACCAGAAAATTACCCCACCCTCAGCAACAGGGTCAGATTTATCGGAAATTGCTTTTGGCTGCTCGAAGGGATAACGCACCGCGACATTAAAACAAGCATCTTGGCGCGCAACATAGTTCACCCTGCGTGGATAACACTATTATATACCTTGGAATACAATACTTGAGGAAATATGCTCTCGGGACACTGTGGATCTTCGTCATCCTGCCCATTTGAACCTCGACATGAATCATTTTTCTATCACGCACATCGCCAAATAAACGAGGATTTCAGAGCTATAATAAGCGGtgcttttcatttaaaggaAGCTATCTGGGTTTTATTGCCTTAAAGGAGATCCAGATTAGATTCGCCACAGTGCCGCCGATAttaaagagagagggagagcgatgggagtgatggagggaggggagaggccAGAGCGGCGGGCGTTGCGCGCGGCCGCCACAAGATGGAAGCAGAGGTCCGCAGATGGCGCCACGCAGCGTTTTTCACCTGCAAACTTCATCTGATTCCTTCACtccacatcactgcagccgaATCGCATTCCGCACGGCTGAGACGGCCgcgttttttcctctttaatgaACAAACATAACAGCGAACTTGACTGTCTTTTAAGTGCATGATTGCGGTTTGTGACATTGTTATGGATCTTGAGAGCATAATCATATCGCTCTTCAAAACAAACTAGGCTCGACGTAAACAGTCCACAGGCAATTAGTGCAGTTTCCATTTCaacactcagagagagagagagggagagagacagagagagagagagagagagagagagagagagagagagagagagagagagagagagagagagagactgcgtGTCTCCACTGTGTGGCGCAATAGGATAGGAGGACAGACCTCCTGCAgttttcattcacttcagtGGAAGTGAACAAAGGAGGTGAAGTGAGGAGGAAAGTGTGGCCTCCTTCACAACAAAGAACACTGCGAGTCAAACCACGAGTATGTGCGAATAAAGTCATGTCACTGTTATTTATAAACAAGAACTAACCTCAGGAAGCTTTTTATTTTCGAAATATAGTCACAGTCTAACTATTATAACAGTAACCCTGATTGATTATTAAATGTCCAAGTCAGTAAATTAAAGTTCAAGGGTTTATTTAGTATCTAAAATATAATACTGGGAACCACAGGTGGATA
Above is a window of Salarias fasciatus chromosome 19, fSalaFa1.1, whole genome shotgun sequence DNA encoding:
- the nkx2.2a gene encoding homeobox protein Nkx-2.2a isoform X1; this translates as MSLTNTKTGFSVKDILDLPDTNDEEGSITGAEEDTEGSETTSTTKTTGVLVQSPLENVQNLPLKNPFYDSSDNPYTRWLATTDSIQYSLFLPFLAAVHGLSASSQDSAKSPEPSADDESPDNDKETSSSGGSDSGKKRKRRVLFSKAQTYELERRFRQQRYLSAPEREHLASLIRLTPTQVKIWFQNHRYKMKRARAEKGMEVTHLPSPRRVAVPVLVRDGKPCHTLKAQDLAATFQAGIPFSAYSAQSLQHMQYNAQYGAAATPQFPTAHHLVQTQQWTW
- the nkx2.2a gene encoding homeobox protein Nkx-2.2a isoform X2, translated to MSLTNTKTGFSVKDILDLPDTNDEEGSITGAEEDTEGSETTSTTKTTGVLVQSPLENVQNLPLKNPFYDSSDNPYTRWLATTDSIQYSLHGLSASSQDSAKSPEPSADDESPDNDKETSSSGGSDSGKKRKRRVLFSKAQTYELERRFRQQRYLSAPEREHLASLIRLTPTQVKIWFQNHRYKMKRARAEKGMEVTHLPSPRRVAVPVLVRDGKPCHTLKAQDLAATFQAGIPFSAYSAQSLQHMQYNAQYGAAATPQFPTAHHLVQTQQWTW